The sequence below is a genomic window from Longimicrobium sp..
CGTGGCCGACGACCTCGTCCACGAGCCCAACCTGCACGTTCACCACGTTCCCCGGCCGCTGGGAAGCCACCTGCTGGGCTTTCCGCTGCTGGACCGGGCCGGCCGGCGCGCCGCGCGCACGCTGGCGGGCCGCGACCCCGCGGTGCTGGGGAACGGCGGCAACACGCGGGCGGCGGGCGCGGTGTGGCTTCACTACGTCCACGCCGCGTACGAGCCGCGCGTGGCGGGGCGGCCGTTGCGGCGCGGCATCGACCGCCTGGCCCGGCGGAGCGCGCTGGCCGACGAAGCCCGGGCCGTGCGCAGCGCCCGGGTGATCGTCGCCAACTCGCGCCTGACCGCGCGGCACGCCACCGAGCTGCTGGGCGGCGACCCGGCCGCGGTTCACGTCGTCTACTACGGCACCGACGGAGACCGATTCCGTCCGCCGTCGCCGGACGAGCGTCGGGCCGCGCGCGGGGCGCTGGGGTGGAACGACGACGTTCCGGCCGTCGCCTTCGTGGGCGCCCTGGGCGACCGGCGGAAGGGGTTCGACACGCTGTTCGAGGCGTGGCGGCTGTTGTCTGCCGGCGGATCGTGGGATGCGCGGCTGGCCGTCGCGGGCGCGGGCAGCGAGCTGGACCGCTGGCGCCGCCGCGCGGCGGAGGCGGGGCTGGCGGACCGCATCCAGTTCCTGGGATTTCACCCCGACGTGCGCCGCCTGCTGTGGGCCGCCGACGCCCTGGCCTCGCCCACGCGGTACGAGGCGTACGGGCTGGCCGTGCAGGAGGCCGTCTGCTGCGGCCTTCCCGTGCTGGTCAGCGAGGCGGCCGGCGTGGCGGAGCGCATCGGGGGCGAGGCGCGCCGGCTGCTGATTCCCGACCCGGACGACGCGGAGGGCGTGGCCGGGCGGCTGCGCGCGTGGCGGGACGGGTTGGAGGGGCATCGCTCCGCCGCGCTGGCGCTCTCCGCGCAGATGCGTCTCTGGACCTGGGACGACATGGCGCGGTCCATCGCCCAGCGGGTGGAGGCGGCCCGATGACGCAGTCGACGGAGTCGATGCAGCCCGGTGGATTCGCCCTGGTGGATGCGTGCTGGGTCTGCGGCGCGCGTGCGCTGGCGCCCGTGACGCGTGCCATCTTCGAGTTCGAGGGGTACCGCGAGCAGGATCCCGGGCTGGCGGCGTACACGGGCGCGACGGTGGACCTGGTGCGCTGCGCCGGGTGCGGCTTCGGCCAGCCCCGCGCCATGCCCACGCTGCCGGACTACTTCGGGCGGATGTACGACCAGCGCTGGTCCGACGAGTGGATCGACTCGGAGTTCCACTCCACGGCCAAG
It includes:
- a CDS encoding glycosyltransferase, giving the protein MRPWAVVAGDFVRTGGMDAANHALAGWLARSGRETHVVAHRVADDLVHEPNLHVHHVPRPLGSHLLGFPLLDRAGRRAARTLAGRDPAVLGNGGNTRAAGAVWLHYVHAAYEPRVAGRPLRRGIDRLARRSALADEARAVRSARVIVANSRLTARHATELLGGDPAAVHVVYYGTDGDRFRPPSPDERRAARGALGWNDDVPAVAFVGALGDRRKGFDTLFEAWRLLSAGGSWDARLAVAGAGSELDRWRRRAAEAGLADRIQFLGFHPDVRRLLWAADALASPTRYEAYGLAVQEAVCCGLPVLVSEAAGVAERIGGEARRLLIPDPDDAEGVAGRLRAWRDGLEGHRSAALALSAQMRLWTWDDMARSIAQRVEAAR